In the genome of Polaribacter atrinae, one region contains:
- a CDS encoding cytochrome C oxidase subunit IV: MLKFVKGHMESILGIEIYPLISLIIFFTFFVALFLWVFTAKKEYINKVSNIPLEN; encoded by the coding sequence ATGTTAAAATTTGTAAAAGGTCACATGGAGAGTATTTTAGGGATAGAAATTTATCCTTTAATATCATTAATCATATTCTTTACTTTTTTTGTCGCATTGTTCTTGTGGGTATTTACAGCAAAAAAAGAATATATAAATAAGGTAAGTAATATACCGTTAGAGAACTAA
- a CDS encoding FixH family protein has translation MKINWGTGIVIAIVAFMSFILYMVITMSTDNTYSFDLVTENYYQKEVHFQGEINAEQNALEYKDKVTIQRTVDGLKIEFPKEFSPKEIKGKVFLYRPSNKQLDFEIPISISNTYLLVPEKRLLDGRWNINLAFKYKDKEYLIKREIQY, from the coding sequence ATGAAGATTAATTGGGGAACAGGGATTGTTATTGCAATAGTAGCTTTTATGAGTTTTATTTTATACATGGTGATTACTATGAGTACAGATAATACTTATAGCTTTGATTTGGTTACTGAAAATTATTACCAAAAAGAGGTACACTTTCAAGGAGAAATTAATGCAGAACAAAATGCATTAGAATATAAAGATAAAGTAACTATTCAGAGAACAGTAGATGGTTTAAAAATAGAATTTCCTAAAGAGTTTTCTCCAAAAGAAATTAAAGGAAAAGTGTTCCTATATAGACCGTCTAATAAACAATTAGATTTTGAAATACCTATTTCAATCTCTAATACATATTTGCTCGTGCCTGAGAAACGTTTATTAGATGGTCGTTGGAACATTAATTTGGCTTTCAAATATAAGGATAAAGAATACTTAATTAAAAGAGAAATACAGTATTAA
- a CDS encoding cbb3-type cytochrome c oxidase N-terminal domain-containing protein produces the protein MKKYFQSTIYIIFVIVTFLALAKSFMVYANPFDIYENPLVWIALIGFVLVVVLKEMVNVIAINKATELRNEKLGIVPEESNAWIKKLLKSWTRSKDIDSEQEIILEHNYDGIQELDNTLPPWWVYMFYASIVFAIVYLVRFEVLDGDNQIVEYNKAVAEAKAALKEYKSNAPATDFITAENVTLLTDAKDLGRGKAIFKLNCASCHIADGGGAIGPNLTDEFWILGGGIKNVFSTISNGGRDGKGMIAWNKTLKADDMAKVASYVLSLQGTTPANPKAAEGDKWVAEGTEVKEVPLETEIE, from the coding sequence ATGAAAAAATATTTTCAATCTACAATCTATATAATCTTTGTAATTGTTACGTTTTTAGCGCTTGCAAAGTCGTTTATGGTGTACGCGAACCCATTTGATATTTATGAGAATCCATTAGTTTGGATAGCTCTAATTGGTTTTGTTTTAGTTGTTGTACTAAAAGAAATGGTAAATGTTATTGCAATTAATAAAGCAACAGAATTAAGAAATGAAAAATTAGGTATTGTTCCAGAAGAAAGTAATGCATGGATTAAAAAGCTATTAAAATCTTGGACAAGATCTAAAGATATTGATAGTGAGCAAGAAATAATTTTAGAGCATAACTACGATGGAATTCAGGAATTAGACAATACATTACCTCCTTGGTGGGTGTATATGTTTTATGCCTCTATTGTTTTTGCAATTGTGTATTTAGTAAGATTTGAAGTTTTAGACGGAGACAACCAAATTGTAGAATATAATAAAGCCGTTGCAGAAGCAAAAGCAGCTTTAAAAGAATACAAATCTAATGCACCAGCAACAGACTTTATTACTGCAGAGAATGTTACGTTGTTAACAGATGCTAAAGATTTAGGTAGAGGTAAAGCTATATTTAAATTAAACTGTGCATCTTGTCATATTGCAGATGGTGGTGGAGCTATTGGACCTAACTTAACAGATGAATTCTGGATTTTAGGAGGAGGTATTAAAAACGTTTTTAGCACTATTTCTAATGGTGGTAGAGATGGTAAAGGAATGATTGCTTGGAATAAAACTTTAAAGGCTGATGATATGGCTAAAGTAGCAAGTTACGTGCTTTCTTTACAAGGTACTACCCCAGCAAACCCAAAAGCAGCCGAAGGAGATAAATGGGTTGCAGAAGGGACAGAAGTTAAAGAAGTTCCTTTAGAAACAGAAATAGAATAA
- a CDS encoding sulfite exporter TauE/SafE family protein — translation MFLSAILFGLLGSFHCVGMCGPIAFMLPIDRKNTTKGFFQILSYHLGRLISYSLIGLLFGFLGKGFYFFGFQQQLSIIVGVSMILMVLFPKFFSKVNFSKGINKVIFKVKNALGKELKKKRTDTFFTIGFLNGFLPCGLVYMAVFGALATTNAFSGSLYMFLFGLGTIPLMTSVVYLGNFTKGTFRKKIQKAIPVVVVFIGVLFVLRGLGLGIPYVSPAPVLDIIDANDVCH, via the coding sequence ATGTTTTTATCGGCAATATTATTTGGGTTATTAGGTAGTTTTCACTGTGTTGGTATGTGCGGTCCTATAGCTTTTATGTTGCCAATTGATAGAAAAAATACAACAAAAGGTTTTTTTCAAATTTTAAGTTATCATTTAGGAAGACTTATTAGTTATAGCCTTATTGGATTGTTGTTTGGGTTTTTAGGTAAAGGGTTTTATTTTTTCGGATTTCAGCAACAACTATCTATAATAGTTGGTGTTAGTATGATCTTGATGGTTCTTTTCCCTAAGTTCTTTTCAAAAGTAAATTTTTCTAAGGGCATTAATAAAGTTATTTTTAAAGTAAAAAATGCATTAGGTAAAGAATTGAAGAAGAAAAGAACTGATACTTTTTTTACTATCGGTTTTTTAAATGGATTTTTACCCTGTGGTTTGGTTTATATGGCTGTCTTTGGTGCTTTAGCAACTACAAATGCTTTTTCTGGTAGTTTATATATGTTTTTATTTGGTTTGGGTACTATTCCTTTAATGACTTCTGTTGTTTATTTAGGTAATTTTACCAAAGGTACTTTTAGAAAAAAAATTCAAAAAGCAATACCGGTTGTCGTTGTTTTTATTGGAGTCTTATTTGTGTTAAGAGGTCTTGGCTTAGGAATTCCTTACGTATCTCCAGCCCCTGTTTTAGATATTATAGATGCTAATGATGTTTGTCACTAG
- the ccoG gene encoding cytochrome c oxidase accessory protein CcoG has product METPKNEQFRDSIGTIDKSGNRSWVFPKKPSGKFYKYRSYVSYFLLIILLTAPFIKINGNQFLLFNVLERKFNIFGFPFWPQDFYLLVISMIVGIVFIILFTVIFGRIFCGWICPQTIFLEMVFRKVEYWIDGDRGKQIRLDKQPWNAEKIRKRLLKWFIFFVISFVIANVFLAYLIGGDTLISYITGSPFDNISTLISLTIFTCVFYFIFAWFREQVCIIACPYGRLQGVLLDNKTINVAYDHKRGEREKGRSKFKKNEDREESGKGDCIDCKQCVVVCPTGIDIRNGTQLECVNCTACIDECDHMMESVGLPKGLIRYESEENIEKKRPFKLNARIKGYSAVLFILVGILIGMLFLRNDVEATILRLPGQLYQHKENNIISNVYTFKVINKTTKDINDVSYKILSHKGTIKLVTNQDFSIPKQGLAEGTLFIEINSAALKKDKIKLEIGVYSGDKLIETTITNFLGPRSYK; this is encoded by the coding sequence ATGGAAACGCCCAAAAACGAGCAATTTAGAGATAGTATTGGTACGATTGATAAATCTGGTAATCGTTCTTGGGTTTTTCCAAAAAAGCCTAGCGGAAAATTTTATAAGTACAGATCTTATGTAAGTTACTTTCTGTTAATTATCCTTTTAACAGCTCCTTTTATAAAGATAAATGGAAATCAGTTTTTGCTGTTTAATGTTCTAGAACGTAAATTTAATATTTTCGGATTTCCTTTTTGGCCACAGGATTTTTATTTATTAGTAATTTCAATGATTGTTGGAATTGTTTTTATTATTCTGTTTACCGTTATTTTCGGACGTATTTTCTGTGGATGGATTTGTCCGCAAACCATTTTCTTAGAGATGGTTTTTAGAAAAGTAGAATATTGGATAGATGGAGATAGAGGAAAACAAATTCGTTTAGATAAACAACCCTGGAATGCCGAAAAAATAAGGAAAAGACTTTTAAAATGGTTTATTTTCTTTGTTATATCCTTTGTTATTGCCAATGTATTTTTAGCGTATCTAATTGGTGGAGATACATTAATAAGCTACATAACTGGTAGTCCCTTTGATAATATTAGTACACTAATTTCACTAACAATATTTACGTGTGTTTTCTATTTTATTTTTGCTTGGTTTAGAGAGCAGGTATGTATTATAGCTTGTCCGTATGGTAGATTACAAGGTGTTTTATTAGATAACAAAACCATTAATGTAGCTTACGATCATAAAAGAGGAGAGAGAGAGAAGGGAAGATCAAAGTTTAAAAAAAATGAGGATAGAGAAGAGTCAGGGAAAGGAGATTGTATCGATTGTAAACAATGTGTTGTTGTGTGCCCTACTGGTATAGATATTAGAAATGGTACACAATTAGAGTGTGTAAATTGTACCGCTTGTATTGATGAATGTGACCACATGATGGAAAGTGTTGGCTTACCAAAAGGGTTGATAAGATACGAAAGTGAAGAAAATATTGAGAAAAAGAGACCTTTTAAATTAAATGCAAGAATTAAAGGGTATTCTGCTGTCTTATTTATTTTAGTAGGAATTTTAATAGGAATGTTGTTTTTAAGAAATGATGTAGAAGCAACTATTTTAAGATTGCCAGGACAATTATATCAACATAAAGAAAATAACATTATTAGTAATGTATATACATTTAAGGTTATTAATAAAACAACCAAAGATATAAATGATGTAAGTTATAAAATACTGTCTCATAAAGGAACTATAAAATTAGTAACGAATCAAGATTTTAGTATTCCAAAGCAAGGTTTAGCAGAAGGAACCTTATTTATAGAGATAAATTCAGCAGCATTAAAAAAAGATAAAATAAAGTTAGAAATTGGTGTTTATAGTGGAGATAAATTAATAGAAACTACAATAACCAACTTTTTAGGACCTAGAAGTTACAAATAA